From the Cloeon dipterum chromosome 4, ieCloDipt1.1, whole genome shotgun sequence genome, the window TTCCCATTGCCTATTTGAATAACGAGAATCTTGACTTAAAAGTCGATATTTTAGATCGATcttatagataaaaaaaattatattggagAGTTTCCCTAGTTTAAATGAACTTACTTTTCTAGTTTATAGCCGAGAAACGCTGAATAAAACACCAAGATGTGAAAAAAGACGAGAGCGAGCGTCAAATCAACCTCGTGCTTCAGTTCAGTTTGGCGGCTATGACGCTGTAGCTGTAGTGTGTATGTATAGCGCAAGCAGGATGGATTCTAAGaggtttttttctaaattcccCTTAAATAACTTTGGAAGGAATTAAACATACTCCATCTTGTAAATGAGGCAGAGACCGCAGCAGAGatataattataatgttaAATGGGAGGAGTGCGTGAATAATTTGAACACGAAAAATGGCGCTTGGTCACATTCCTCTCCATAATAATCACGACCACACCTACTCAAGTGAACTCTCCCCCCGCAGAAGCTCCTTTTGCTACATTCGATGGCTGTGCACCACATTTCAAAGCACGTTTATCGGTTTTGCCATGAGATCCCCTTTGATATTTGTACACCTGAAAAGACGTTATTTCCTCAACTGTAACtaaaaaaagcataaaaaatcctttctaGTTTAAATGTGTGTGATTGTGATTGATGGTTAATATTATAATGTTAATTGTGCGTGCTTCCCTGGTTCTTAGGTAGGGAAATTCTCAGTTTTGATGATGGCATTCAATTCGTACCGGTACATTTTCGTGAAGCACATATATACCGGTGTTCAACCGGTTTGTGTTTTGCTTCCTCCCCCACGACTCGAAGTAATTTATGTTTGGCTGCCGACTGCTGACTAGCGACGCTGGAAGGAAACACACGTGGTGTATTTACTCGATTTACTCCCGTTACGGACAGCCGTGCAAATCCTTCGATTTCATACTGAATAAACGACAAAATTAGTACGATGACTGAAACAGAGGCCGTCGTTGAGAGCGAGAATGGAAGCGAGAACAAACCCGAAGAAGACACCTCTCCAGAAAACCTGGCCAAGGTGGATCGCCAGATTAACGTGAGTTTCTTAACGCAATTCCTGAAAACACGGCGTGGAAtgattattgatttattgcagTACTATTTCGGCGACTACAACTACCCGAGGGACAAATTTCTGCAGCAGCAGGCTCAACTGGATGACGGCTGGATTCCGCTGGAGGTGATGCTCAAGTGCGCACGCCTCAAAGCCCTCACGCAGGACCCGGCTACGGTCGTGTTGGCCCTGTCCCAGTCCAAAGATAGCGTCCTGGAGGTCTCCGAGGACAAGCAGAAGATCCGCCGGGTCAAGCCGGCTCCCGATGTGAACGAGGAGGCCCAGCTGCAGACCAAGACCCGCACAGTCTACTGCAAAGGATTCCCTGAGGATGAGAAGCTCGATGATTTGCTCGAGTACTTTGCCCAGTTTGGAGAGTGCGAAACAGTTTTGGTGtgtgcagaattttttttattgagcaTACATTTGCTagatcaaatttaaactgaaagtATATTTGAAGGgtgaaataattacaataatttttttctttgatttattatGAAATGTTTAATATCTCAGACACTCGGTCTTAaaggtattaaattttaattaaatatgcattttaCTAGCCACGAGTTTTCGAGGGATTTTACatgagtaaattatttatcgtgtttattttccattccaGATGCGACAGTATAAGGACAAAACAAGCAaagtcaagaaaatgaaattcaaggGATCACTCTTCGTAGTTTTCAAAACCGAAGAGCTGGCTAAAAAGTTCATGGAATTGGAAAGTGTGAAATTCAAAGAGACGGAACTGATCAGACAATGGCAGTAAGTAAAAAAACACATCTAATCCTtctcaacaatatttataaattatatttctccTTCCAGAACAGCGTTTTTGGAAGAGAAAAGCAAGGAGAGGCAGGAGAAAATGTCTAGCACCAACAAGCCCAGGCGAGACAACGATGGCAAAGACATCAACGTAAGAGTAGTCGCAATAAATAGCTCCTAATATTCTCGGTCTAACGGGTTGGGAATTTTCAGGAGAGTGGCGATGTGGAGCTGCCAAAGAACAGCGTGCTTAGTGTCAAGGAAATTCCAGGCGATGTCACAAGGGAAGACCTGAAGTCAGCAATCACGAATGCGAGTGAAGACGTGAAGGTTGCCTTTATCAACTTCAGCAAGGGTGACACCGAAGCTACCATCAGACTAGTTGGAGAAGGCTCTGCTTCAAAAGTAATTCAAATTACAGATATTCTTCAGATTAGGTTTTTTCTCACTAATGTTTTTGCTGGTTTCAACCTCAagtcataaatatttactttgacGTCTAGGATTAATTTCTACTACAGAGATAAAAGCCAAGAACTTTCCAGAAAAAGATCTGACACTGGTTAATACCAGGGTTTTTGTTGGAATCATTTGTTTTTAGCAACTTGACTGGTAAACTTCATAAGAactacaatatttttatttaaatcgcaacttaaagaaattctttaaaaacattatttttcctaaaataattcaaaaagcCGGATAAACCGGTTTAAGTACGCTGTTAAATTTCCGTAGATTTAATTCAGCTAGTCAAATTGTTTTGCTGCTATTACACACCGCTTGTGCCCCAGATAAAAGTCTGATCTCGGATTTACCATTGGCAAAATTATCCAAATTCACTGTTTTACATCATGGGGATCAAATTCAAGCAGATGATCAGGTGACTGTGGTCAGAACCAAGTGTTGCCACAATATTGAGTTCAGATAATTTTACCGTTGGCAAAAAAGTCCGTCAAACTGTTGCTACAAAGTGGCAAGTTTGAGATTAGACTTTCGCACAAAC encodes:
- the LOC135943488 gene encoding la protein homolog isoform X1 translates to MTETEAVVESENGSENKPEEDTSPENLAKVDRQINYYFGDYNYPRDKFLQQQAQLDDGWIPLEVMLKCARLKALTQDPATVVLALSQSKDSVLEVSEDKQKIRRVKPAPDVNEEAQLQTKTRTVYCKGFPEDEKLDDLLEYFAQFGECETVLMRQYKDKTSKVKKMKFKGSLFVVFKTEELAKKFMELESVKFKETELIRQWQTAFLEEKSKERQEKMSSTNKPRRDNDGKDINVRESGDVELPKNSVLSVKEIPGDVTREDLKSAITNASEDVKVAFINFSKGDTEATIRLVGEGSASKLIEALGEGSKVKVNDVELTVTALSEEEEKPILELASKFLNSKRMFNQKGRGSFRKGKRKGRGGYHGGKRARTN
- the LOC135943488 gene encoding la protein homolog isoform X2, giving the protein MTETEAVVESENGSENKPEEDTSPENLAKVDRQINYYFGDYNYPRDKFLQQQAQLDDGWIPLEVMLKCARLKALTQDPATVVLALSQSKDSVLEVSEDKQKIRRVKPAPDVNEEAQLQTKTRTVYCKGFPEDEKLDDLLEYFAQFGECETVLMRQYKDKTSKVKKMKFKGSLFVVFKTEELAKKFMELESVKFKETELIRQWQTAFLEEKSKERQEKMSSTNKPRRDNDGKDINESGDVELPKNSVLSVKEIPGDVTREDLKSAITNASEDVKVAFINFSKGDTEATIRLVGEGSASKLIEALGEGSKVKVNDVELTVTALSEEEEKPILELASKFLNSKRMFNQKGRGSFRKGKRKGRGGYHGGKRARTN